In the Scyliorhinus torazame isolate Kashiwa2021f chromosome 4, sScyTor2.1, whole genome shotgun sequence genome, one interval contains:
- the LOC140411353 gene encoding probable G-protein coupled receptor 139: MGQPVIVLIKEIYFPVIATIGVPANMLTIVVLCRGKCGLSKCISFYMLAMATADLLVMIINVMVNHIFSYNFPLSFLSHTPVCKSILYLATVALELSIWFTVSFTIDRFAVICCQKFKAKYCTERTVVVVITIFSVLVVLKNVPFFFAYEPQQIIDNMQWGCRSGVAFFSSPIGATFFWFHITCKVCLPFTLIVLFNSLTSRRIITASRTRKKLRSDKAEEKSDAEIENRRKSIILLFTVSGTFLLVWLTAVVSFVTTGLITLRSYRGDRTNPGYIASESGNMLKFLSSCLNPWIYAATQRKFREDLKKVLKSPCTLILRCIKKISQST; encoded by the exons ATGGGACAACCAGTTATTGTACTGATAAAAGAGATTTACTTCCCAGTTATCGCAACTATTGGTGTACCTG CGAACATGCTGACAATTGTGGTTCTTTGCcgaggaaagtgtggcctctccaaatgtatCTCCTTCTACATGTTGgccatggcaacagcagatctaCTCGTCATGATTATCAATGTAATGGTGAATCACATTTTCAGTTATAACTTTCCACTTTCATTTCTCTCCCACACTCCCGTGTGTAAGTCCATTCTGTACCTGGCTACTGTAGCACTTGAATTGTCCATTTGGTTCACTGTCTCCTTCACCATTGATCGGTTTGCAGTTATCTGCTGCCAGAAGTTTAAAGCAAAGTATTGCACCGAAAGAACTGTGGTTGTGGTCATAACAATATTCTCTGTCCTGGTCGTTTTGAAGAATGTCCCATTTTTCTTTGCTTACGAACCTCAGCAAATCATTGACaacatgcagtggggttgcaggtcTGGTGTGGCATTTTTTTCCTCACCTATTGGTGCGACATTCTTCTGGTTTCACATCACCTGTAAGGTTTGCCTTCCTTTTACTTTAATTGTCTTATTTAATTCTTTGACAAGCAGACGTATTATAACGGCAAGCAGAACCCGAAAGAAACTCCGGTCTGACAAAGCTGAAGAAAAGTCTGATGCAGAGATCGAgaaccggaggaaatccatcatcttGCTCTTCACTGTGTCGGGCACCTTTTTACTGGTGTGGCTGACAGCTGTGGTTAGTTTTGTGACCACTGGATTGATAACTCTCCGTTCTTACCGAGGTGACCGTACAAACCCTGGCTATATCGCCAGCGAAAGTGGAAATATGTTGAAGTTTTTAAGTTCCTGTCTAAACCCGTGGATTTATGCAGCCACCCAGAGGAAATTCCGGGAAGATCTCAAGAAGGTGCTGAAATCTCCCTGCACACTGATTCTGCGGTGTATCAAAAAAATAAGCCAATCGACCTAG